One genomic window of Salvia miltiorrhiza cultivar Shanhuang (shh) chromosome 4, IMPLAD_Smil_shh, whole genome shotgun sequence includes the following:
- the LOC131019599 gene encoding probable pectate lyase 18 — protein sequence MAFSSLPFLFLLFCFLLPSLIASSPPLKDPELVVREVHRQLNASRRKLGFLSCNTGNPIDDCWRCDSNWEKNRQKLADCAIGFGKNAIGGRDGKIYVVTESGGDDPVNPRPGTLRHAVIQEEPLWIIFARDMVIQLKEELIMNSFKTIDGRGASVHIANGPCITIQGVTNIIIHGIHIHDCKQGGNAMVRDSPRHYGWRTISDGDGVSIFGGSHVWVDHCSLSNCQDGLIDAIHGSTAITISNNYMTHHDKVMLLGHSDSYTQDKGMQVTIAFNHFGEGLVQRMPRCRHGYFHVVNNDYTHWEMYAIGGSAEPTINSQGNRFLAPNDRFSKEVTKHEDAPESQWKSWNWRSEGDLMLNGAYFTPSGAGASSSYAKASSLGARPSSLVSSITSGAGSLNCRKGSHC from the exons ATGGCTTTCTCCTCACTACCATTCTTGTTCCTCTTGTTTTGCTTCTTGCTCCCTTCTCTCATTGCCTCCTCTCCGCCACTAAAAGACCCTGAATTAGTGGTCCGAGAAGTTCATAG GCAGTTGAATGCCTCGAGGAGGAAATTGGGGTTCCTCTCGTGCAACACAGGGAACCCCATCGATGATTGCTGGCGGTGCGACTCCAATTGGGAGAAGAACCGCCAGAAGTTGGCGGATTGTGCAATTGGGTTCGGTAAAAATGCCATTGGGGGCCGAGACGGCAAGATCTACGTCGTGACGGAGTCTGGCGGGGATGACCCAGTCAACCCTAGGCCGGGGACGCTCCGTCACGCCGTCATCCAAGAGGAGCCGTTATGGATCATATTCGCACGTGACATGGTGATCCAATTGAAGGAGGAGTTGATCATGAACTCATTCAAGACCATCGATGGAAGGGGTGCTAGTGTGCACATTGCTAATGGGCCATGCATCACCATTCAAGGCGTCACCAACATCATTATACATGGCATCCACATTCATGACTGCAAGCAAGGTGGGAACGCTATGGTGCGCGACTCCCCACGGCACTACGGGTGGAGGACCATATCGGACGGCGACGGCGTGTCGATCTTCGGCGGGAGCCACGTGTGGGTAGATCATTGCTCTCTGTCCAACTGCCAAGATGGCTTGATCGATGCCATCCATGGGTCCACAGCCATCACCATATCAAATAATTACATGACTCACCATGATAAAGTCATGCTTTTAGGGCATAGCGATTCATACACACAAGATAAAGGCATGCAGGTCACTATTGCCTTCAATCACTTCGGCGAAGGCCTAGTTCAAAGAATGCCTCG ATGCAGACATGGGTACTTCCATGTGGTGAACAATGACTACACGCATTGGGAGATGTATGCTATTGGCGGGAGCGCGGAGCCCACAATTAATAGCCAAGGCAATAGATTTCTTGCACCAAATGATAGGTTCAGCAAAGAG GTGACCAAACATGAGGATGCTCCGGAAAGTCAATGGAAAAGTTGGAATTGGAGATCGGAAGGGGACTTGATGTTGAACGGTGCTTATTTTACACCGTCGGGAGCTGGGGCGTCGTCGAGCTACGCTAAAGCATCGAGCCTTGGCGCCCGACCCTCGAGCCTAGTCAGCTCCATTACATCCGGAGCTGGTAGCCTCAATTGTCGGAAGGGATCACATTGTTAG